One region of Roseimicrobium gellanilyticum genomic DNA includes:
- a CDS encoding histidinol-phosphatase, whose protein sequence is MPPRQAYVKYPPETLTLMEAPEPESRYYDSHMHTALCKHAWGLPEEYAEIGKRRGLSGVIFTCHSPMPRGFWPHVRMDEAQFDEYVAMVERCRDHYQGVMDVRLGMETDYFPGFEDWVQELHNRADFHYVLGSVHWQGPEYHARFGQGSADDFRRSYWENLAASAETGLFDCLAHPDLIKNYRASEWSFEPWQETIASSLDRIAKTGVAMELNTSGFHKSYQQMNPSLAMLQMMRERNIPVVIGSDSHKPLRVGENFVGALEKLQRAGFESVRIFEHRKPKDLAIASLLPRLKAAALRLADEPMFFAA, encoded by the coding sequence TTGCCACCCCGGCAGGCGTATGTAAAATACCCCCCAGAAACCCTGACCTTGATGGAAGCTCCCGAACCCGAATCTCGCTACTACGACTCCCACATGCACACCGCCCTGTGCAAGCACGCCTGGGGGCTGCCGGAGGAGTATGCCGAGATTGGCAAGAGACGCGGGCTTTCGGGCGTCATTTTCACCTGCCACAGCCCGATGCCCCGCGGTTTCTGGCCGCACGTGCGCATGGATGAGGCCCAGTTCGACGAGTATGTGGCCATGGTGGAGCGCTGTCGCGACCACTATCAGGGCGTGATGGATGTGCGCCTTGGGATGGAGACGGACTACTTCCCCGGCTTCGAGGACTGGGTGCAGGAGTTGCACAATCGTGCGGATTTCCACTACGTGCTCGGCTCCGTGCACTGGCAGGGGCCGGAGTACCATGCGCGCTTCGGCCAGGGCAGTGCGGATGATTTCCGCCGCAGCTACTGGGAAAACCTCGCCGCCTCCGCGGAAACAGGCCTCTTCGACTGCCTGGCGCACCCGGACCTCATCAAGAACTACCGCGCAAGCGAGTGGTCGTTTGAACCGTGGCAGGAGACGATTGCCAGCTCACTGGATCGCATCGCGAAGACCGGCGTGGCCATGGAGCTGAACACCTCCGGCTTCCACAAGAGCTACCAGCAGATGAACCCCAGCCTCGCCATGCTGCAGATGATGCGCGAGCGGAACATCCCTGTGGTCATCGGCTCGGACTCACACAAGCCCCTGCGTGTGGGGGAAAACTTCGTCGGCGCCTTGGAGAAGCTGCAACGTGCCGGGTTTGAGAGCGTGCGCATCTTCGAGCATCGCAAGCCCAAGGACCTCGCCATCGCCAGTCTTTTGCCCCGGCTGAAGGCGGCTGCGCTCCGCCTTGCGGACGAGCCCATGTTCTTCGCGGCGTGA
- a CDS encoding glycosyltransferase family 4 protein, producing MRHVHACERIVLSTAGLQRIAFLGNYLPRLCGIATFTHDLCESVALAAHHAECFTGAVNDRTDGYVYPSRVRFELLEKDLDSYRRAADFLNFNNVDVLCVQHEFGIYGGPSGSHVLALIKELRMPVVTTLHTILQEPNPVQRRVMKELAERSDRLVVMARKGAEILRETYRIPEAKVDLIPHGILDMPFVDSSGYKEQFGVNGRKVLLTFGLLGPGKGIEHAIEALPEIVRRHPDVVYLVLGATHPHLLEREGERYRLSLERLAEDRGVKGHIIFYNRFVSQDDLKEFIGATDIYLTPYLNEAQITSGTLAYVFGAGKAVVSTPYWHAQELLAGGRGTLVPFRNSQAIAEAVCGLLDEPLRMERIRADAYAMGREMIWPAVAERYLESFRQARATRKANPRTAFAGWTLSSRPYALPPPRLDHVIRMSDGTGIFQHAIFNVPNFHEGYCTDDNARAFILCNMLEEIGGDPPAENLGTLATSYLAFLAAALDYKSGRFRNFMSHGRMWLEEYGSEDSHARALWAAGVGAGRSRNEGHRRLSAQLFERGLEVVSSFTSPRAWSFTLLGIHEYLRQFKCTPELAAMRALLTDRLVDLWNTCATANWPWFEPYVTYDNARLCQALILSGQWSPNKVALDVGLKSLSWLVSIQKTQAGCYRPIGSNGFYLRDGARADFDQQPVEAQAMVSACYEAFRATQDASWSREAKRAFEWFLGRNDLGLALYDFTTGGCSDGLHHDRVNENQGAESTLAFHLALAEMAGAEHPTPPLPHPSP from the coding sequence GTGAGGCATGTTCATGCATGTGAGAGGATTGTCCTGAGTACTGCTGGTCTTCAGCGGATCGCGTTCCTTGGCAATTACCTGCCAAGGCTTTGTGGGATTGCCACGTTCACCCATGACCTTTGCGAATCGGTGGCCCTCGCGGCTCATCACGCGGAATGCTTCACGGGTGCGGTGAATGACCGGACGGACGGGTATGTCTATCCTTCGCGCGTGCGGTTTGAGTTGCTGGAGAAGGATCTCGATTCCTACAGACGGGCTGCGGATTTTCTGAACTTCAACAACGTGGATGTGCTCTGCGTGCAGCACGAGTTCGGCATATACGGCGGCCCCAGTGGGAGCCATGTTCTCGCGCTCATCAAGGAACTGCGAATGCCTGTGGTGACCACGCTGCACACCATTCTCCAGGAGCCCAATCCCGTGCAACGCAGGGTGATGAAGGAACTGGCCGAACGCAGCGATCGTCTCGTGGTGATGGCGCGAAAGGGCGCTGAGATCCTCCGTGAGACCTACCGGATCCCGGAAGCGAAGGTGGATCTCATTCCGCATGGCATCCTGGACATGCCCTTCGTGGACTCCAGTGGCTACAAGGAGCAGTTCGGCGTGAACGGACGGAAGGTACTCCTCACCTTTGGACTGCTCGGCCCAGGCAAAGGTATCGAGCATGCGATAGAAGCACTGCCGGAGATCGTCCGGCGCCATCCGGACGTGGTATACCTGGTGCTGGGCGCCACGCATCCCCATCTACTGGAACGTGAGGGTGAGCGCTATCGCCTCAGCCTCGAGCGTCTCGCGGAAGACAGGGGCGTGAAAGGTCACATCATCTTCTACAACCGCTTCGTCTCGCAGGACGACTTGAAGGAATTCATCGGCGCGACGGACATCTATCTCACGCCGTATCTGAATGAAGCGCAGATTACCTCGGGCACCCTGGCTTACGTGTTCGGGGCTGGGAAGGCGGTGGTCTCCACACCCTACTGGCACGCGCAGGAACTCCTGGCGGGCGGGCGTGGGACGCTCGTTCCGTTCCGCAATTCCCAAGCGATTGCAGAGGCTGTCTGCGGGCTACTCGACGAGCCTCTGCGCATGGAAAGGATACGTGCCGATGCCTATGCCATGGGTCGCGAGATGATCTGGCCTGCCGTGGCAGAGCGCTATCTGGAATCTTTCCGGCAGGCCCGCGCGACGCGAAAGGCCAACCCCCGCACTGCCTTCGCGGGCTGGACACTCAGCAGCCGTCCCTACGCACTGCCACCACCGCGACTGGATCATGTGATTCGCATGAGCGATGGCACGGGCATCTTCCAGCACGCGATTTTCAATGTGCCAAACTTCCATGAAGGCTACTGCACGGATGACAACGCACGCGCCTTTATCCTGTGCAACATGCTTGAGGAAATTGGGGGTGATCCGCCCGCGGAGAATCTTGGTACCCTCGCCACCAGTTACCTTGCATTTCTCGCCGCAGCTCTCGATTACAAGAGTGGACGTTTCCGCAATTTCATGAGCCATGGGCGCATGTGGCTGGAGGAATACGGGAGTGAAGACAGCCATGCCCGCGCACTTTGGGCGGCTGGAGTGGGCGCGGGCCGCTCGCGCAATGAAGGCCACCGCCGGCTATCGGCGCAGCTCTTTGAGCGCGGACTTGAAGTTGTCTCCTCCTTCACCTCACCACGCGCGTGGAGCTTCACCCTCTTGGGCATCCATGAGTATTTGCGCCAGTTCAAATGCACTCCGGAACTGGCTGCCATGCGTGCATTGCTCACGGACCGGCTTGTGGATCTCTGGAACACCTGCGCGACCGCAAACTGGCCGTGGTTTGAGCCTTATGTCACCTACGATAATGCGCGCCTTTGCCAGGCGCTCATCCTCAGCGGTCAGTGGTCGCCGAACAAGGTGGCGCTGGACGTCGGGCTCAAGTCGCTTAGCTGGCTGGTATCGATCCAGAAGACGCAGGCAGGCTGCTATCGCCCGATTGGCAGCAATGGATTTTATCTGCGGGATGGTGCGCGCGCGGACTTCGACCAGCAGCCGGTAGAAGCACAGGCCATGGTGTCAGCGTGTTATGAAGCCTTCCGTGCCACGCAGGATGCCTCATGGTCGCGTGAGGCGAAGCGCGCCTTCGAATGGTTCCTCGGGCGCAACGACCTGGGCCTGGCGCTCTATGACTTCACGACAGGCGGTTGCAGCGACGGCCTGCATCATGATCGCGTAAACGAAAATCAAGGCGCGGAGTCCACGCTCGCCTTTCACCTGGCACTTGCCGAAATGGCGGGTGCTGAACATCCCACTCCACCCTTGCCGCATCCTTCTCCATGA
- a CDS encoding Gfo/Idh/MocA family oxidoreductase gives MSSVYLRRHEVTLLPESARVIIRPFIPAEIHRITTIIGRALALTEEEACHELDSVRQEFEARHFAIASLLLGHFQKVERHVFTQRPLSNERKMLIGALFSGEYALESAALFNPSIVPHPDQSGLDAGALRFVMSLRATGEGHISSIEFRVGTISPEGNISLDPVSRFVTAPVIVPNPRYRKRRFIIKLAEMGFEGGHAAAVMAPLAEDFTLSDLNKSIGTVRHESQPATHDLARTLECIQWLADSNYELSFSDKLAMSERIIFPVSPNETNGIEDARFVRFVDDDGSVMYYATYTAYNGRAILPMLIETEDFLHFRILTLNGRAVQNKGMALFPRRIQGRYVMLSRQDDENLFIMFSDNPHHWNDPEVILRPSEMWESVKVGNCGSPIETEAGWLVITHGVGPMRKYCIGAVLLDLEDPRKVIARLRQPLLAPEGNEREGYVPNVVYSCGSLLHGRQLILPYAMSDKASAIASLSLDALLAALQSEAVCSLSSVTWPGVVVFRVLSHLSSAMKYETLRIGAIGAGGFGLFALQQFLQVPGTQLVGIAGTHREAALAMARRFGVADVMSVDALLTDPGVDLVYIATPPFLHFSQARAALQAGKHVICEKPLSMTTGEADELLALARSRDLLCIANLMQRYNPLSDVITRLVESRVLGACLYGRLENFASDEGLAPHHWFWDREKSGGIFVEHGVHFFDLFAGWLGQGEVVAAQRSLRPGTGIEEMVQCTVRHATGALVHFHHSFTQPARLDRQEFRLLFERGDVTLEEWVPVRARVHAVVDEEQTRTLMEMFPGSRLDVLKTWGGGERAARGRFQELDLFQQIDLHYHPDGDKMRRYCELLRALFADQLAWLRERSHVRRITEQNGRDSVAMAATATALADAVDRGLR, from the coding sequence ATGAGTTCCGTGTACCTCAGACGTCACGAGGTGACGCTCCTCCCCGAAAGCGCCAGGGTGATCATTCGCCCGTTCATCCCTGCGGAAATTCATCGCATTACCACCATCATCGGCCGGGCGCTCGCCCTCACGGAGGAGGAGGCCTGTCATGAGTTGGACTCCGTGCGACAGGAGTTCGAGGCGCGTCACTTCGCTATCGCATCGCTGCTGCTGGGGCATTTCCAGAAGGTGGAGCGGCACGTGTTCACCCAGCGCCCGCTCTCCAACGAAAGAAAGATGCTCATTGGCGCTCTGTTCTCCGGTGAGTATGCACTGGAGTCCGCTGCGCTATTCAATCCTTCCATTGTGCCCCATCCTGACCAGAGCGGCCTTGATGCTGGCGCCTTGCGTTTTGTCATGAGCCTCCGGGCTACGGGTGAAGGTCATATCTCTTCCATTGAATTCCGCGTCGGCACCATCTCGCCTGAGGGAAACATTTCACTGGACCCGGTGTCACGCTTCGTCACCGCGCCCGTGATTGTCCCCAATCCCAGGTACAGAAAACGACGTTTCATCATCAAGCTGGCTGAGATGGGGTTTGAGGGAGGCCATGCCGCTGCCGTCATGGCCCCGCTTGCGGAGGATTTCACCCTGAGTGATCTGAACAAAAGCATCGGCACCGTGCGTCATGAGTCCCAGCCAGCCACACACGATCTCGCCCGCACGCTGGAGTGCATCCAGTGGCTGGCTGACTCCAACTATGAACTGAGCTTCTCCGACAAGCTCGCCATGAGTGAGCGTATCATCTTCCCCGTATCTCCGAATGAAACCAATGGCATCGAGGACGCACGCTTTGTCCGTTTCGTGGATGACGATGGATCGGTGATGTATTACGCCACCTACACGGCTTACAATGGGCGGGCCATCCTTCCCATGCTCATCGAGACAGAGGACTTCCTTCACTTCCGCATCCTCACTCTCAATGGCCGTGCCGTCCAGAACAAGGGGATGGCGCTCTTCCCCCGGCGCATCCAGGGGCGCTACGTGATGCTCTCGCGGCAGGACGATGAGAACCTCTTCATCATGTTTTCGGACAATCCCCATCACTGGAATGACCCGGAGGTGATCCTCCGTCCCTCGGAGATGTGGGAGTCCGTGAAGGTGGGCAACTGTGGCTCACCCATCGAGACGGAAGCTGGCTGGCTCGTCATTACCCACGGGGTAGGTCCCATGCGCAAATACTGCATCGGCGCTGTGTTGCTGGATCTCGAGGACCCCAGGAAGGTCATCGCACGTCTGCGCCAGCCGCTCCTCGCCCCGGAAGGCAACGAGCGCGAAGGTTACGTGCCCAACGTCGTCTACAGTTGCGGTTCCTTGCTTCATGGTCGCCAGCTCATCCTGCCCTATGCCATGAGCGACAAAGCCTCAGCCATCGCGAGCCTGTCGCTGGATGCCCTGCTGGCTGCGCTGCAGTCGGAGGCGGTGTGTTCCCTCAGCTCCGTCACCTGGCCTGGTGTCGTTGTCTTTCGCGTCCTGTCCCACCTATCATCTGCCATGAAATATGAAACCCTGCGCATCGGCGCCATCGGTGCGGGGGGATTCGGTCTCTTCGCGCTTCAGCAGTTCCTCCAAGTCCCCGGTACGCAGCTCGTGGGTATCGCCGGCACTCACCGCGAAGCGGCTCTGGCCATGGCACGGCGCTTCGGCGTTGCTGATGTCATGAGTGTGGACGCGCTGCTAACGGACCCCGGCGTGGATCTCGTGTACATCGCCACGCCCCCGTTTCTCCACTTCTCCCAGGCGCGTGCAGCCCTGCAAGCGGGCAAGCATGTCATCTGCGAAAAGCCGCTTTCCATGACCACTGGCGAGGCGGACGAACTCCTCGCCCTGGCGAGATCTCGGGACCTCCTTTGCATCGCGAATCTCATGCAGCGCTACAATCCGTTGTCCGATGTCATCACCCGCCTTGTGGAGTCTCGCGTCCTCGGTGCCTGCCTCTACGGACGGCTGGAAAACTTCGCCAGCGACGAAGGCCTCGCACCCCATCATTGGTTCTGGGACCGCGAAAAAAGCGGCGGCATCTTTGTCGAGCACGGTGTCCACTTCTTTGATCTCTTCGCAGGCTGGCTGGGCCAGGGGGAGGTGGTCGCTGCCCAGCGCTCCTTGCGTCCGGGAACGGGTATAGAGGAGATGGTCCAATGCACCGTGCGCCATGCCACGGGCGCGTTGGTGCATTTCCACCACAGCTTCACCCAGCCCGCCCGCCTTGACCGGCAGGAATTCCGTCTGCTGTTCGAACGGGGGGACGTAACATTGGAAGAATGGGTGCCCGTCCGTGCCCGCGTCCATGCGGTGGTGGATGAGGAGCAGACGCGCACGCTCATGGAGATGTTCCCCGGTTCCCGGCTGGATGTACTGAAGACCTGGGGAGGAGGCGAACGGGCCGCCCGTGGCCGCTTTCAGGAACTTGATCTCTTCCAGCAGATTGATCTCCACTATCATCCCGACGGGGACAAGATGCGCCGCTATTGCGAGCTGCTGCGCGCTCTTTTCGCGGACCAGCTTGCGTGGTTGCGTGAGCGCTCCCATGTCCGGAGAATCACCGAACAGAATGGTCGCGATTCCGTCGCGATGGCCGCCACAGCGACGGCACTCGCAGATGCCGTTGATCGTGGCCTGCGGTGA
- a CDS encoding alkaline phosphatase family protein, translating to MQRTAILNVVGLTPRLICEATPNIRAFMERNRIARVQPGLPAVTCTMQSTYLTGRLPRDHGIVGNGWYDREYSEHRFWKQSNNLVSGEKLWEALRRVDPEFTCAKLFWWYNMYSSADFSITPRPLYPADGRKVFDVHTQPMGMRERIKKDLGSFPFPHFWGPASSIKSTAWIAQSAKWVEERCWPSLNLVYLPHLDYDLQRYGPDMEKVTTALKEIDDVVGDLITFFENRSIKVILLSEYGITEVDRPVHLNRVFREKGWLSIKNELGRETLDLGGSKVVMIPDHQVAHIYLNDPSIAPEVIEVLQNTPGVQQILGKQEKFFAGLDHYRSGDLVVVSDFRSWFTYYYWENDKLAPDFARCVDIHRKPGYDPVELFLDPKIKRPKLKLGLKLAAKTMRLRTLFDVIPLDATLVKGSHGRVPDDTQDWPVLIGDLPKLPRSMSVSAHEVFGHLYEHCARGSGYGRVGV from the coding sequence ATGCAGCGCACTGCCATTCTGAACGTCGTGGGTCTCACGCCCCGCCTCATCTGTGAGGCGACGCCGAATATTCGCGCCTTCATGGAGCGAAATCGCATTGCGCGGGTACAGCCGGGGCTTCCTGCGGTGACGTGCACGATGCAGAGCACCTACCTCACGGGGCGGCTGCCGCGTGACCACGGAATCGTGGGGAATGGGTGGTACGACCGCGAGTACTCCGAGCACCGCTTCTGGAAGCAGAGTAACAATCTTGTCTCCGGCGAGAAGCTCTGGGAGGCACTGCGGCGTGTGGACCCGGAATTCACCTGTGCGAAGCTTTTCTGGTGGTACAACATGTACTCCAGCGCGGACTTCTCCATCACCCCGCGACCGCTGTACCCGGCGGATGGACGCAAGGTCTTCGATGTGCACACGCAGCCGATGGGGATGCGGGAGCGCATCAAGAAGGACCTGGGGAGTTTCCCCTTTCCGCATTTCTGGGGGCCGGCGTCGAGCATCAAGAGCACGGCGTGGATTGCGCAGTCGGCGAAATGGGTGGAGGAGCGCTGCTGGCCCAGCCTGAATCTCGTGTACTTGCCACACCTGGACTATGACCTCCAGCGGTACGGCCCGGATATGGAGAAGGTGACCACGGCACTCAAAGAGATTGATGATGTGGTGGGGGACTTGATCACGTTCTTCGAGAATCGGAGCATCAAGGTCATCCTGCTCAGCGAGTATGGCATCACCGAGGTGGATCGCCCAGTGCACCTGAATCGCGTCTTCCGCGAAAAGGGCTGGCTGAGCATCAAGAACGAACTCGGTCGCGAGACGCTGGATCTCGGCGGAAGCAAGGTGGTGATGATCCCGGACCACCAGGTGGCGCATATCTATCTCAATGATCCGTCCATCGCGCCAGAGGTGATCGAGGTGCTGCAGAATACGCCCGGCGTGCAGCAGATTCTTGGCAAGCAAGAGAAGTTCTTCGCCGGGCTGGACCACTATCGCAGTGGCGACCTCGTCGTAGTTTCAGACTTCCGCAGCTGGTTCACGTATTACTACTGGGAGAATGACAAGCTCGCGCCCGACTTCGCGCGTTGCGTGGATATCCATCGCAAGCCGGGGTACGACCCGGTGGAGCTCTTCCTGGATCCGAAGATCAAGCGTCCGAAGCTCAAGCTGGGATTGAAGCTGGCAGCAAAGACGATGCGCCTGCGCACGCTCTTCGATGTGATTCCGCTCGATGCGACGCTGGTGAAAGGCTCACACGGTCGTGTGCCGGATGACACGCAGGACTGGCCTGTGCTGATTGGTGACCTTCCCAAGCTGCCACGCTCCATGAGTGTGTCCGCGCACGAGGTGTTTGGGCATCTGTATGAGCACTGCGCGCGCGGGAGCGGGTATGGCAGGGTGGGGGTTTAA
- a CDS encoding IS3 family transposase — protein MILQLQRQTGGSVRKICDVLELPRSSFYHAANPTPRQEEDAYLGELIEEIFKRNRCRYGCRRIHQELCDHGIVCAPSRLRRILKTRGLKAIQPKNYLPKTSDGRADRPSANLLAQQPLPQKPGQAWVGDITFIPAAASWLYLAVVMDLGSRRIVGWSLATHMRAELVVHALEQALQTHPKASGVVFHSDRGSQYGSTAFRSVLTRAGMCQSMSGRANPYDNAWTESFMGTLKREMLQGGRFEDLTDARLELFEYIEGYYNNQRKHSAIGYLTPNQFETQSRNLN, from the coding sequence ATGATCCTGCAACTCCAACGCCAGACCGGTGGGAGTGTTCGCAAGATTTGCGACGTCCTGGAGCTGCCCCGCAGCAGCTTTTACCATGCGGCAAATCCTACCCCACGCCAGGAGGAAGACGCTTATCTGGGGGAGCTCATCGAGGAGATCTTCAAACGCAACCGGTGCCGCTATGGCTGCCGCAGGATCCATCAGGAACTGTGTGACCATGGCATCGTGTGTGCGCCTTCGAGGCTGCGCCGCATCCTCAAAACACGGGGCCTCAAAGCCATTCAGCCCAAGAACTACCTGCCCAAAACCAGCGATGGCCGGGCAGACCGTCCCAGTGCCAATCTGCTGGCTCAGCAGCCCTTGCCGCAGAAGCCTGGCCAGGCCTGGGTCGGAGACATCACCTTCATTCCTGCTGCGGCAAGCTGGCTCTACCTGGCCGTGGTCATGGACTTGGGATCACGCCGCATCGTGGGCTGGAGCCTCGCTACACACATGCGTGCAGAACTCGTCGTCCACGCCTTGGAACAAGCCCTCCAAACCCATCCCAAAGCCAGCGGCGTTGTCTTCCACAGCGACCGAGGCAGCCAGTATGGCAGCACAGCCTTCCGCTCCGTGCTCACGCGTGCAGGTATGTGCCAGAGTATGTCGGGTCGAGCCAACCCCTATGACAATGCGTGGACAGAATCCTTTATGGGCACCCTCAAACGCGAGATGCTTCAAGGAGGTCGCTTTGAAGACCTCACCGATGCGCGACTGGAGCTCTTCGAGTACATCGAGGGGTACTACAACAATCAGCGCAAGCACTCCGCTATCGGATACCTCACCCCCAATCAGTTCGAGACCCAATCCAGAAACCTAAACTAA
- a CDS encoding transposase has product MNRKKRYSSDFKAHAVELVRTGKSVPEVAEELGIGTGILYRWTQSQRQTVQLVGTDLRAAGEEGEANELHRLRREIANLRLENDILKKAAVILGTPPPSKPAK; this is encoded by the coding sequence GTGAACCGGAAAAAGCGTTACAGCAGTGATTTCAAAGCCCATGCCGTGGAGTTGGTCCGCACGGGTAAGAGCGTGCCCGAGGTGGCCGAGGAACTCGGCATTGGCACTGGCATCCTTTACCGTTGGACCCAGTCCCAAAGGCAAACGGTGCAGCTCGTTGGCACAGACCTCCGAGCCGCAGGTGAGGAGGGCGAAGCCAACGAGCTGCACCGTTTGAGACGTGAAATCGCCAACCTGCGTCTGGAGAACGACATTTTAAAAAAGGCCGCTGTCATCCTGGGCACGCCACCACCGTCCAAACCCGCGAAATGA
- a CDS encoding phospho-sugar mutase, whose protein sequence is MSLESTLQQAAADGKLLETSVKNIQSLLAGSTNPVYLLSVQELVDAGEWTELNDRFFASLKFGTGGLRGRTIGKIITKAEQGTAAPGERPSFACVGTNSMNEYNVSRATQGLANYCVKYRKNAGLSGKPRIVFAHDTRHFSTEFARKCAQIATDLGCDVSLFDGPRATPEMSFAVRELRADAGVMLTASHNPAHDNGYKVNFADGAGIIEPHATGIITEVNAVKSESYTPLPDAERGTLALLGEEMDEIYLKRVETLMLQPELLEKAKSLKIVYTALHGAGGVLVPRILRQLGFNLLTVPEQDVFDGRFPTVASPNPENAPALAMAVALADKENADIVIGTDPDCDRMGVGVRARNGKMQLLTGNQIGSLMGWYRIKTMFDLGILNESNKDHAVLIKTFVTTDLQAAVAKAYGIGVINTLTGFKYISAKLEKYEQALPAEEKKNYRDLSDAETRDLRLKHSKFFVFGGEESYGYLGTDFTRDKDGNGAVVMFAEVAAYAASQGRKLIDLLDDIYAEFGYFLEVNHSKTFEGAEGAAKIQKLADSYVNSPPTSFNGSPVTSVKDYSKGGHKDEEGDDIPKEKMLWVFLEDGRAFAVRPSGTEPKIKYYLYGKQQPKSGKFIAEELVAAKEKVSEGLKTLWTAIEEDIEKRLV, encoded by the coding sequence ATGTCCCTCGAATCCACCCTCCAGCAGGCCGCCGCTGACGGCAAACTTCTCGAAACCTCCGTCAAGAACATCCAGTCCCTGCTGGCTGGCAGCACCAACCCCGTGTACCTCCTCAGCGTCCAGGAACTCGTGGACGCGGGAGAATGGACGGAGCTCAATGACCGCTTCTTCGCCTCGCTGAAGTTTGGCACCGGCGGCCTTCGCGGACGCACCATCGGCAAGATCATCACCAAGGCTGAGCAAGGCACCGCAGCACCTGGTGAGCGCCCCAGCTTCGCATGTGTGGGTACGAACTCGATGAACGAGTACAACGTGTCCCGTGCCACCCAGGGCCTGGCCAACTACTGCGTGAAGTACCGCAAGAACGCCGGACTCAGCGGCAAGCCTCGCATCGTCTTCGCGCATGACACGCGCCACTTCTCCACCGAGTTCGCCCGTAAGTGCGCCCAGATTGCGACCGACCTCGGCTGTGACGTCTCCCTCTTCGACGGCCCGCGCGCCACGCCGGAAATGTCCTTCGCCGTGCGTGAACTGCGCGCCGACGCGGGTGTGATGCTCACTGCCTCGCACAACCCCGCCCACGACAACGGCTACAAGGTGAACTTCGCCGATGGCGCCGGCATCATTGAGCCGCATGCCACGGGCATCATCACCGAGGTGAATGCGGTCAAGTCCGAAAGCTACACTCCTCTCCCCGATGCCGAACGCGGCACGCTTGCCCTGCTGGGTGAAGAGATGGACGAAATCTACCTCAAGCGTGTGGAGACTCTCATGCTGCAGCCGGAGCTGCTGGAGAAGGCGAAGAGCCTGAAGATTGTCTACACCGCGCTCCATGGCGCCGGTGGCGTGCTCGTGCCACGCATCCTGCGCCAGCTCGGCTTCAACCTTCTCACCGTGCCCGAGCAGGATGTCTTCGACGGACGCTTCCCCACCGTGGCCTCACCGAATCCGGAAAATGCTCCCGCGCTCGCCATGGCTGTGGCCCTCGCGGACAAGGAGAATGCGGACATCGTCATCGGCACCGACCCGGACTGCGACCGCATGGGCGTGGGCGTCCGCGCTCGCAATGGCAAGATGCAACTCCTCACCGGCAACCAGATTGGTTCGCTCATGGGTTGGTACCGCATCAAGACTATGTTCGACCTCGGCATCCTGAACGAGTCGAACAAAGATCACGCCGTGCTCATCAAGACCTTCGTCACCACCGACCTGCAGGCTGCCGTGGCCAAGGCCTACGGCATCGGCGTCATCAACACGCTCACCGGCTTCAAGTACATCAGCGCAAAGCTGGAGAAGTATGAGCAGGCTCTTCCTGCTGAGGAAAAGAAAAACTACCGCGACCTCAGCGATGCCGAAACACGTGACCTGCGCCTGAAGCACAGCAAGTTCTTCGTCTTCGGAGGTGAGGAAAGCTACGGCTACCTCGGCACCGATTTCACCCGCGACAAGGACGGCAACGGCGCCGTGGTCATGTTCGCTGAAGTCGCCGCCTACGCCGCCTCGCAAGGCCGCAAGCTCATCGACCTGCTGGATGATATCTATGCCGAGTTCGGTTACTTCCTCGAAGTGAATCACAGCAAGACCTTCGAAGGTGCGGAAGGCGCCGCGAAGATCCAGAAGCTCGCCGACTCCTATGTGAACAGCCCGCCCACCAGCTTCAACGGCAGCCCCGTCACCAGCGTGAAGGACTACAGCAAGGGCGGCCACAAAGACGAAGAAGGCGACGACATCCCCAAGGAAAAGATGCTCTGGGTCTTCCTCGAAGACGGCCGCGCCTTCGCCGTACGCCCCAGCGGCACCGAGCCCAAGATCAAATACTACCTCTACGGCAAGCAGCAGCCCAAGAGCGGCAAATTCATCGCCGAGGAGTTGGTCGCCGCGAAGGAGAAAGTCAGCGAAGGTCTGAAGACGCTGTGGACCGCCATCGAGGAGGACATTGAGAAGCGGCTGGTATAA
- a CDS encoding VOC family protein: MEPRISLLTLGVTDLPRAVRFYRDGLGFSTTYEEGGPVAFFRTAGVRLALYPFHALAEDISKDTPVAATGSPGITIAHNVREKAQVAEVLALAEKAGATIVKPAQDAPWGGHYGYFRDLDGHYWEVAWNPFFAIGEDGLLDIG; encoded by the coding sequence ATGGAACCTCGCATCTCCCTCCTGACGCTCGGCGTCACCGACCTCCCGCGCGCCGTTCGTTTCTATCGAGATGGCTTGGGATTCTCCACCACGTACGAGGAGGGTGGGCCGGTGGCTTTCTTTCGCACGGCTGGAGTGCGGCTGGCCCTGTATCCGTTCCATGCATTGGCGGAGGATATTTCGAAGGACACTCCGGTCGCGGCCACAGGTTCACCGGGCATCACCATCGCGCACAATGTCCGGGAGAAGGCCCAAGTGGCAGAAGTGCTGGCGCTGGCGGAGAAGGCAGGAGCCACCATCGTAAAACCCGCGCAAGATGCGCCGTGGGGTGGACATTACGGGTACTTCCGCGACCTGGATGGGCACTACTGGGAAGTTGCCTGGAATCCTTTTTTCGCCATTGGCGAGGATGGATTGCTCGACATTGGCTGA